The nucleotide window atGCAATTTTCTATTAGCTCTAAATTGTGCTCTGTTAACAGCTTTTGATTAAGATATCTTTATTAATGATCTACTTTTTTTACCTTCCAAAGTTCAGATTCAAAAAGGTTTGTAAGCCTTTGAAATGCAATTTTTTGTCTTTTGTcatcttgtggttggaataggctatattcCTAGCTGAGTAGACAATTAAACTAATACCACAAAAATTGTTCATCCAACTTACTTGATAAGaatatcaagtaaatatattttaaatataaatgtttctaaataatgaaaaataatagaaacTCTTAGATCCATTATGAATGCTGAGTACTGGCAAAACACAATGACATATGTGTTTtttcataattgtaatttttgcaAAGGGTAATAACTGCTATTAACCTATTTGAGTCCACATACATGTCAGTTAAGACAAATATAcactttaaaataagatataggATATGATATTGAAATTGATAAGTGGAATGGAAAGAGCATAGACAGTACACaattcattaaaatgataaaatatatcttttctgCACTTAGTATGCTAGTTTCCTGGACCACATATATAGTTTGAATGTTTtcgttaatgttttaaatatattgaatgaatCATTTCTTTCAGATTGAAGTCTAAATATGACCTAAAAGACAACTATGAACCATCAGATTCTGAAAATGAATATTCTGCATCAGAAAAGCAAATTATGGACAAATTACGGAAAAGAAAACGACAAGATTCTGACAGTGAAGATGAGGTATATGCATTTTCTGAATCAGATGAAGATGGGGAAGACAAAACTGATTTAGGGATAGCCGATAGCGATGTAGAGGGTCAAGAGAAATCAGATGATGACTTACCTGATTCTAAAGCTTGGGGTAAGAAAAAAAGATCTTATTATTCTACTGATTATGTGGATCAAGATTATGGAGGATTTGGTGATGATGAAGAAGATGCTCTGATGGAAGAGGAAGAAGCGAAAACCATACAAAAAAGATTAATTGAACAACTAGGAGAAGATGATTTTAcactagatttttttaataaacaggtggccaaaaatgatgaaaaagaaacaacaataaaaagtgATATAACTCTAATGTCAAAGAGACAAAAACTTCAACTACTTGAAAAAGAGAGTCCAGAATTCTTAGGTCTTATTGATGATTTTAAATCAAAGTTATCGGTTGCAAAAGATGACTTGCATCCTGTTTTAGAACTTGTAAAAGGTGGAAAGTTACCAAATTGCTCGGCTTctaaatttgttaaaacaaattatgatttaattttgaattactgcacaaatattagtttttacatattattaaagagtcaaaaaattaatattcaaaaccaTCCAGTTATAAAAAGACTATATCAGTACAgacaaatgttacaaaaaatggaACCTATATACATTGAAGTAATAAAACcacaaatagataaaatattgaatgCAGTTCAAAATAACTTAGAATTACAGGTAATTAAGGAAAAAGATGAAACTAAAAAACGAAAGCCTCGGAAACAGTTGAATGAGTACCCaaacaaaaaacttaaattaattaatgctaTTGAAAAAGATGATGCAGAAGATACTGGAGTATCTGATAATGACAATGATTATGAAGGAAGTGACTTCTTTGCaagtaataatgaaaatgtagaCAAAAATGTTAGTCAGTCTGAAGAAAGTGGTTTTTCTGATAATGATGAAATAGAAATTGATCAGAATAATCTACCCTCATTATCAAAAGATCATCATCAGATTACAGAAGAAGTTGGAGATAAAAGAGAGATCACTTATCAGATTGCTAAGAATAAAGGTTTGACTCCATACCGAAAGAAAGAACAAAGAAATCCAAGAGTTAAACATAAGCTTAAATATAGGAAGGCTAAAATAAGGAGGAAGGGTGCAGTTAGGGAACCAAGAACAGAAATATCTAAGTATGGTGGAGAGCCTTCTGGCATTAAAGCTAATGTTAAAAagagcattaaaataaaataaaatttgattgatcttttattattcaaaaaatgtatgtaactttaacttcataataaaataactaattacaaTATTGGTTCTTATTTCCTCAGTGTTGCCacctgtaataaaaaaacaaattttaggcATTGTTAGTGTTGTAGTAGTTCTTTCTTtgagcatatatatttttatggttattATCAAAAGTTAAGAattcacaaatattaataatttaaactttgtttCTGTAAACAAATTTAACTAATAATGGTTAATTCATGACTGCCACTATATAACTAAGCCTGTTTCTTTCTGGAAGAAGTTTGttttttgcaaattttaatttctGAACTGACAAGTTTCATTTTCACCtcatttatagttaattttaaaaactaatttattgttCACATAAATGAGATTATAAACGTCTCAGTTTTACTTACAACTTTAATACTTTATCTTTTCCTCCTGAAGCAACATATGATCCATCTGGAGACCAATCTACTGCATATACTTCATCAGCATGGCCTGGTAAATCTAATTCtagttttttagttttcaaatTCCAAactgcaaaatttaaaaattattaatgtaattgttttctttttaatatatttaaattaaataaatgggccatctgatggtatgggggtcaccaccacccatagatatttgtgctgtaagaaatattaacaattccttacatcaacaatgcatCACCAACTTTGTGGTCTAAGATGCtgtcccttgtgcgtgtagttaaACTGAcccactcactcttcaaaccggaacacaacaatactaagtattgctgtgttctggttGGTGTTTGGCgaaagaatatctgatgcgtgGATGGTATTAacccagataggcttgcacaaagtcacCTAGTAAATATAAAGACATGTATTACCTTTCAATGTTGAATCTGCACTGGAACTTAACAAAAGTCTAGAATCTGCAGACCATGCAACCATGTATACGGCTTGCACATGTCCTCTTAAAGTTGTTATAAATTTGCCAGTTGTTGATTCCCATAATTTAACAGATTTATCAAACGATGCTGAAGCAATAATTctgaaagtaatttaattaatatttatattaatgatatttgtaagtaatttttGAGCACCTTTCGGCTATTATTCGGAGATGATTCGGATTgtttgttgttacacaaacaccTCTACAATTTATGCAAATATTCTATGGAGAATCttgttaatgtataaaaaaatttatacattaacaaGCACTGATATCTCATTAGTATTATCTAAAACATGAAATTGTTAACCACGTTACTGAACTGAGAGAACCTCGgcatttactatatatattttaaatttaacataaaccaTATTGTTGCTAAGGCCTATCAAATGCATGGCTTTGTATTGAGGGTTGGtaagaaattcaaaaattattatactctCACTCTTTTGCAAGAACAATAGTTCAATATGCTCTCTATTGAAATTTGGTTCATCAATCTAGTaggtacaaattaaatttattaatcatgtaaaatataaataataactcttGTCTTGTTATATTAGGACACTAAgtataaaaaaagcatattttatattaagctcATTTTGATTTGCCCTgtacaaaaactaaatatgaCCAAAATAATTTCATGCATTGTTTGTGTTTAATGTTGatgttctaattatttttataaattcttattttaactaataCTAATTCTCTTATTACTTTCTGTTTCTCATGTGTATATTGATATTGGTGGAAACTTTATTGGTTTctgtgatattttattgatttttaatattagaaatattatgtatttattgacataattactatctataataaaattacctcGTATCTGGAGAAAATTTAACATCATTAATGAGCTGCTGATGGCCAGTCATTCTAGCCAAAGGTCTTTTCTCTTTTTCAGGTAGCCACAGGAACAGTGTAAAATCATCAGAGCCAGACACAAGCCTCTCTTCACCTTTATGACATGTTTCTTCATACCTTTGTAATGCACGTTGTTGTAAAATGGTCCCtagaaaacaattgttttaaattttgctaGTTTAGTttctaaagtattttaaatcaaacacaACTAAGGTTAAACTTACTATCATTCGTAGAATCTAATCTATCTAGAATAGGATGAAAAGGACCCGTTCGAAGAACATAATCTGTACTCAGAGCTAGTGTGTTTACCCAGTGGGCATGACCTTCTAAAGTTCTACATAGTATACCATCATCAGCTCTCCAGAcctaattatgatataaataaaacagcaaattaaatttcatttataagcacataaacaacaataataattttaacaatgtatGAAGTTGTTGAagataaatattgtgtttatttaaattttaaggtgatggtatttttgttttataatatagtaattagatatattttgggAAGATAAAAAGGCTCCCTGTACATGCA belongs to Vanessa tameamea isolate UH-Manoa-2023 chromosome 13, ilVanTame1 primary haplotype, whole genome shotgun sequence and includes:
- the LOC113403325 gene encoding something about silencing protein 10, with the protein product MAENIRLKSKYDLKDNYEPSDSENEYSASEKQIMDKLRKRKRQDSDSEDEVYAFSESDEDGEDKTDLGIADSDVEGQEKSDDDLPDSKAWGKKKRSYYSTDYVDQDYGGFGDDEEDALMEEEEAKTIQKRLIEQLGEDDFTLDFFNKQVAKNDEKETTIKSDITLMSKRQKLQLLEKESPEFLGLIDDFKSKLSVAKDDLHPVLELVKGGKLPNCSASKFVKTNYDLILNYCTNISFYILLKSQKINIQNHPVIKRLYQYRQMLQKMEPIYIEVIKPQIDKILNAVQNNLELQVIKEKDETKKRKPRKQLNEYPNKKLKLINAIEKDDAEDTGVSDNDNDYEGSDFFASNNENVDKNVSQSEESGFSDNDEIEIDQNNLPSLSKDHHQITEEVGDKREITYQIAKNKGLTPYRKKEQRNPRVKHKLKYRKAKIRRKGAVREPRTEISKYGGEPSGIKANVKKSIKIK